The Methylorubrum populi genome contains a region encoding:
- a CDS encoding type II toxin-antitoxin system RelE/ParE family toxin: protein MIRSFRSKGLALFAQTGNAKKLSVEHVGRVARVLNQLNAATKPEDMNLPGNRFHALTGDRAGTYAVNASGNYRITFRWNGQDAIDVDLEDYH from the coding sequence ATGATCCGCTCGTTCCGCAGCAAGGGCCTCGCCCTCTTCGCCCAAACGGGCAACGCGAAGAAGCTGAGCGTCGAGCACGTCGGACGCGTTGCCCGCGTCCTGAACCAGCTCAACGCGGCGACGAAGCCTGAGGACATGAACCTGCCGGGCAATCGCTTCCACGCCCTGACCGGCGACCGTGCCGGCACCTACGCGGTCAACGCCAGCGGCAACTACCGCATCACCTTCCGTTGGAACGGCCAGGACGCCATCGACGTCGATCTGGAGGATTACCACTGA
- the rhuM gene encoding RhuM family protein, with translation MVFELSRKNNGSKRGIGRRFTDGVRSAADGVRNAAASTLRNVADRIEGPIESFEVANRKSPFQVDPGRQTLWGTQDEIAEVYGRDRSVISRHLKNLFASGELDEAAVCADFARTDADGKIYQVAHYNLIAILKVGFRVHSPRAAEFRDWAAQKLERYVVDGFVLNEERLRNDPTAAQSLAEQVRAIRYDEKNLYARVRDCVVLVSSDYDGTSEQVRSFFARMQDKFHFAACEQTAQQILLTRADATKDRVGMTTQINNRPTLANAKIAKNYLSPEELRLQMLAGDAFFVYVENMIARGRTATTAQLLAKIDEVFKFNEIPEFPGYVGPYIKPQVDAHVKTQYDLFRARTAQERYDDARRIPPNT, from the coding sequence ATGGTTTTCGAACTGTCGCGGAAAAACAACGGATCGAAGCGCGGGATTGGTCGCCGCTTTACGGATGGAGTGCGCTCTGCCGCCGATGGTGTCAGGAATGCCGCAGCGAGCACCCTCAGAAATGTCGCTGATCGGATCGAGGGGCCAATTGAGAGCTTCGAGGTCGCGAACCGCAAGAGCCCCTTCCAGGTCGATCCTGGTCGCCAAACGCTGTGGGGGACACAGGACGAGATCGCAGAAGTGTACGGCCGCGACCGGTCTGTGATCAGCCGCCACCTCAAAAACCTGTTTGCAAGCGGTGAGTTAGACGAGGCCGCAGTCTGTGCAGATTTTGCACGGACTGATGCGGACGGCAAAATCTATCAGGTGGCCCACTACAACCTGATCGCAATCCTAAAGGTCGGTTTCAGGGTCCACTCGCCTCGTGCTGCCGAATTCCGCGATTGGGCAGCCCAGAAGCTGGAGCGGTATGTTGTCGACGGATTTGTCCTCAATGAGGAGCGGCTGCGGAACGACCCGACGGCCGCCCAGTCCCTCGCCGAGCAGGTCCGCGCGATCCGCTACGACGAGAAGAACTTGTATGCCCGAGTGCGGGACTGCGTGGTGCTGGTGTCCAGCGACTACGACGGCACATCGGAGCAGGTGCGCAGCTTCTTCGCCCGCATGCAGGACAAGTTTCACTTCGCGGCCTGTGAGCAGACAGCACAGCAGATCCTTCTTACGCGTGCGGACGCCACGAAGGATCGGGTGGGCATGACGACCCAGATCAACAATCGCCCAACACTGGCGAATGCGAAGATCGCCAAGAACTATCTCAGCCCTGAAGAACTGAGGCTGCAGATGCTCGCTGGCGACGCCTTCTTCGTCTACGTCGAAAACATGATCGCGCGCGGTCGCACAGCCACGACGGCGCAGTTGCTGGCAAAGATCGACGAGGTGTTCAAGTTCAACGAGATACCGGAGTTTCCCGGCTACGTTGGGCCCTACATCAAGCCGCAAGTCGATGCGCACGTGAAAACACAGTACGATCTTTTCCGGGCTCGCACGGCGCAAGAGCGCTACGACGACGCCCGGCGCATCCCACCCAACACCTGA
- a CDS encoding transposase, protein MVSRISKPSGIRSLSNTVGERLQSPYDPEVHYSTKRQMEWSGYKVHVTEVCDADAAHLITNVMTCPAMQPDMASTAAIHEQLAAKNLLPAEHFVDAGYVDAGLLVGSRRDHDVALEGPVRAMPRQATQAEQTYEQRHFAIDWEGERVTCPQGKTSVTWRATRDEVGAPRFQAVFSRTDCGACATRALCTASKEARRSVYFLPRPEYEALNAARDRMQDPAWKQRYRIRAGIEGTLSQGVRAFGLRRSRYIGQARTGLQQVCVAAAMNAARVVHWLAAVPRARTRTTRFAALAQAA, encoded by the coding sequence TTGGTCTCGCGGATCAGCAAACCGTCGGGCATCAGGTCGCTTTCCAACACGGTCGGCGAGCGACTGCAGTCTCCCTACGACCCGGAGGTCCACTACAGCACCAAGCGGCAGATGGAATGGTCGGGTTACAAGGTACACGTCACCGAAGTCTGCGATGCGGACGCGGCCCATCTGATCACAAACGTGATGACCTGTCCGGCGATGCAGCCGGACATGGCGAGCACGGCCGCGATCCACGAGCAGCTGGCGGCAAAGAACCTTCTGCCGGCCGAGCACTTCGTGGATGCCGGCTACGTCGATGCGGGACTGCTGGTCGGTAGCCGACGCGACCATGACGTCGCGTTGGAAGGGCCGGTCCGCGCCATGCCGAGGCAGGCGACGCAGGCTGAGCAGACCTATGAACAGCGCCACTTCGCAATCGACTGGGAAGGCGAGCGGGTCACCTGTCCCCAGGGCAAGACGTCAGTGACGTGGCGCGCTACCCGCGACGAGGTCGGTGCCCCGCGCTTCCAGGCGGTGTTCAGCCGGACCGATTGCGGCGCCTGCGCGACGCGAGCGCTTTGCACCGCGTCGAAGGAGGCGCGCCGCTCCGTCTACTTCCTGCCGCGCCCGGAATACGAGGCGCTGAACGCCGCTCGAGACCGGATGCAGGATCCAGCCTGGAAGCAGCGGTATCGCATCCGCGCCGGGATCGAAGGCACGCTCTCGCAGGGCGTGCGGGCCTTCGGACTACGCAGGAGCCGATACATCGGCCAAGCCAGGACCGGACTGCAGCAGGTGTGCGTGGCCGCAGCGATGAACGCCGCGCGGGTCGTACACTGGTTGGCGGCAGTGCCGCGAGCCAGGACGCGCACGACACGCTTCGCAGCCTTGGCACAGGCCGCCTGA
- a CDS encoding tyrosine-type recombinase/integrase translates to MTALAPYLSTYLLEHLPRDRGASRHTIDSYAYSFQLLVDFAAKRLKVRPSDLQIEQIDGGLLLDFLDHIEADRANTPRTRNARLAAIRSFFRFLEYRAPACLNVAMQAQAIPAKRVEHPLVDYLTRAELQAVLDAPDRRTRSGVRDRAMLHLAYACGLRVSELTGLQLGDVNRPATDVIHVLGKGRRQRVLPLWKETQTVLRDWLRIRPSSQDDAVFLNARGEAIGRHGFASRLTTHVKIAQRSVPSLARKKVTPHVLRHTCAVHTLEATGDIRRVALWLGHSSVTSTEIYLRIDPAEKLDILDAGTAPQIRRGTFTGVSDRLLAMLKAVHDQ, encoded by the coding sequence ATGACCGCGCTCGCACCATACCTCAGCACCTATCTGCTGGAGCATCTGCCGCGTGACCGTGGCGCGAGCCGTCACACGATCGACAGCTATGCCTACAGCTTCCAGTTGCTCGTCGACTTTGCGGCCAAACGGCTGAAGGTCCGTCCTTCGGACCTGCAGATCGAGCAGATCGACGGTGGGCTGCTCCTCGACTTCCTGGACCATATCGAGGCGGATCGTGCGAACACACCTCGGACCCGCAATGCCCGGCTCGCAGCAATCCGCTCGTTCTTCCGGTTTCTGGAATACCGCGCGCCGGCTTGTCTCAATGTGGCCATGCAGGCGCAAGCGATCCCCGCCAAGCGCGTCGAGCACCCCCTCGTGGATTATTTGACCCGCGCCGAGTTGCAAGCAGTGCTCGACGCACCGGATCGGCGAACCCGGTCGGGTGTGCGTGACCGAGCGATGCTGCACCTTGCCTATGCCTGCGGCCTGCGCGTATCCGAGCTTACCGGCCTCCAGCTCGGAGATGTTAACCGCCCCGCGACGGATGTAATCCATGTGCTCGGCAAGGGCCGCCGGCAGCGCGTTCTGCCTCTCTGGAAGGAAACCCAGACGGTTCTGCGGGACTGGTTGCGCATCAGGCCATCCAGCCAGGATGACGCCGTGTTCCTCAATGCGCGTGGCGAAGCCATTGGTCGCCATGGCTTCGCCAGTCGCCTGACGACCCACGTCAAAATAGCGCAACGGTCGGTCCCCAGTCTCGCACGCAAGAAGGTTACGCCGCATGTTCTTCGGCATACTTGTGCGGTTCATACGCTCGAAGCGACCGGCGACATCAGGCGAGTAGCACTCTGGCTCGGTCATAGCAGCGTCACCAGCACAGAGATCTACCTCCGGATCGATCCTGCCGAGAAGCTCGATATCCTCGACGCAGGGACTGCCCCGCAAATCAGGAGAGGCACTTTCACTGGCGTATCCGATCGCCTGCTGGCTATGTTGAAGGCCGTCCATGACCAATAG
- a CDS encoding DUF4326 domain-containing protein, with translation MATIGSFTSTDNGFTGTSAAMARVLNARIVGRRAGPGQRYIGRPDPLGNPFVIGRDGTRAEVIAKYAEWAPRQPHIMAALPDLVDTDFICWCAPLPCHGDVLLDMVRRYVCEEV, from the coding sequence ATGGCGACCATCGGCAGCTTCACCTCCACCGACAACGGCTTCACCGGCACGAGCGCCGCAATGGCAAGAGTTCTCAACGCCCGCATCGTCGGCCGCCGCGCCGGACCGGGTCAACGCTACATCGGTCGCCCGGATCCGCTCGGCAATCCGTTCGTCATCGGCCGCGACGGCACACGCGCCGAGGTGATTGCGAAATATGCGGAATGGGCGCCGAGGCAGCCGCACATCATGGCCGCACTGCCGGATCTGGTCGATACCGATTTCATCTGCTGGTGCGCGCCCTTGCCGTGCCACGGCGACGTGCTGCTGGACATGGTGCGGCGGTACGTCTGCGAAGAAGTCTGA